The Thermotoga neapolitana DSM 4359 sequence TGTGATTGAATACCAGAAAATGTTTGAACAAGCTTCAAAATTATTTTCAAAGCTAGGAGTTAATATCGATCCAAAAACAAAAGTGGAAGATCTGAGCACTAGTCAACAACAAATGGTAGCTATTGCTAAAGCACTTTCACTTGACGCCAAAATAATCATCATGGACGAACCAACCTCTGCCATAGGTAAACGTGAAACTGAACAACTGTTCAATATTATAAGATCTTTAAAAAATGAAGGAAAATCTGTGATTTACATTTCTCATCGATTAGAGGAAATATTCGAAATAGCTGACAGGGTTGTTGTGATGAGAGATGGTAGAAAGGTAGGAGAGGGTCCCATAGAAGAATTTGATCATGATAAACTTGTTAGATTAATGGTAGGAAGAAGTATAGATCAGTTTTTTATAAAAGAACGTGCGACAATAACAGACGAAATTTTCAGAGTGGAAGGTATTAAACTGTGGAGTTTGGACAGAAAGAAACTTTTAGTTGATGATGTGAGTTTTTACGTCAGGAAGGGAGAAGTATTGGGAATATATGGATTAGTCGGCGCTGGAAGAACAGAACTTTTGGAGGCTATATTCGGCGCCCATCCAGGTCGTACAGAAGGAAAGGTATTCATTGGAGGAAAAGAAATAAAAATTCACTCTCCTAGGGACGCTGTAAAGAATGGGATAGGATTAGTCCCAGAGGATAGAAAAACTGCAGGACTGATTCTTCAAATGTCTGTTTTGCATAATATAACCCTCCCTTCAGTGGTAATGAAACTTATCGTTAGAAAATTTGGATTAATAGATAGTCAACTCGAAAAAGAAATCGTTCGTTCGTTTATAGAAAAATTAAACATTAAAACTCCTTCACCCTATCAAATCGTGGAGAACCTCAGTGGAGGAAACCAGCAAAAAGTAGTTCTGGCAAAATGGCTTGCAATAAAACCAAAGGTACTTCTCTTAGATGAACCTACCAGAGGAATTGATGTAAACGCAAAGAGTGAGATTTACAAACTCATAAGTGAAATGGCTGTTTCAGGAATGGGTGTAGTTATGGTTTCCTCTGAACTTCCAGAGATACTTGCCATGTCCGACAGAATTCTTGTTATGTCTGAGGGGCGGAAAACAGCTGAGTTTCTCAGAGAAGAAGTCACCGAGGAAGATCTTCTGAAAGCAGCAATCCCCAGAAGTGTGAAGGTAGAAACAACACAAAGGGAGGAGTGAGTAAAAGATGCAGGTCGAGAGATCCAGAGCGAAGATTTCGTGGTATCAAAGGATATCTCGCTATCAGTCGATTTTCATACTTCTTGGTCTTATCGTCTTGTTCAGTTTTCTGTCCAATCGATTTCTCACTCTTGAAAATTTCTGGATCATTCTCAGACAAACAGCTGTTAACCTCTGTATAGCTGTGGGTATGACGTTTGTCATTCTCACGGGAGGAATAGATCTATCTGTTGGTTCTATCCTTGGATTCTCGGGGGCTGTAACCGCAAAACTTTTGAAGTATGGTCTGATACTAAGTGCGTTTGGTGTCGTGCTCAAGTTCAATCCTCTTGGTGCATCAATAATTGGAGTCTTGGCTGGTTTTGCAATAGGATTGTTCAATGGGTTTATTATCACAAGATTCAATATTCCCCCATTTGTGGCCACACTGGGAACAATGACAGCAGTTAGAGGATTCATCATGCTTCTGACTAAAGGACATCCTATAACGCGATTGGGTGATAGTTTTGACTTCATAGGTTCTGGGTGGTTTTTAGGGATTCCAATGCCAGTCTGGATAGCCGCTATAGCCACAGGAGTAGGCATTTTTATTCTCAGAAAAACTCAGTTTGGAAGATATGTATATGCTGTTGGAGGTAATGAAAAAGCAGCAGTTCTCTCTGGTGTGAATTCAAAACTGACGAAACTCTGGGTGTACGCGATATCGGGTATCCTCTCGGCTGTTGCAGGTCTAATAGTTACCGCCCGTTTAGATTCAGCCCAGCCAAATGCTGGTTTGATGTACGAGCTAGATGCAATAGCCGCAACAGTTATTGGAGGAGCCTCTCTTTCAGGTGGAAAAGGAACTCTCATAGGAACTGTTGTAGGTGCATTGATAATTGGTGTTTTGAACGATGGGTTGGTACTCGTTGGTGTTTCTCCTTTCTGGCAACAGGTTGCAAAGGGATTCATAATAATAGCTGCTGTGATAGCAGAAAAACTCGGTAGAGGGGAAAAGGAGTGATCAAAGAGTGGGTGCATTGACCAGACACGAGGTTCTTGAACTGAAAAGAAAAGCTATCGAAATAAGAAAGATGATTCTCGATATGATCTACAAGGCAAAGTCAGGGCATACCGGCGGTTCCTTATCGAGCGTGGAAATCCTGGTAACACTCTTTTACAAAATTCTCAGAGTGAAACCGGAAGATCCGAACTGGGAAGACAGAGACAGGTTTATTCTGAGCAAGGGTCACAGCGTTGAAGCATATTACGCAGTCTTAGCTGATAAAGGATTTTTCCCGAAAGAAGAACTCGAGACGTACTGCAAGTACGGTTCTAGGCTCACAGGACATCCCACCAGAAAAGTCCCAGGGGTTGAGGTGAACACCGGTGCGCTTGGTCATGGTCTTGCCATCGGGGTTGGTATGGCTTTAGCAGGAAAAATGGATGGTAAAGACTACAAGGTTTACGTTTTGATGGGAGACGGGGAGCTGGATGAAGGAAGCGTCTGGGAAGCAGCACAGGTGGCGTCCCACTATAGTCTTGATAATTTGATAGGCATAGTTGATAGGAATCGTCTTCAGATATCTGGCCACACAGAAGAAGTCTTGAAACTGGAACCACTCTCAAAAAGATGGGAAGCATTTGGCTGGAACGTGCTGGAAGTTGATGGTCACGATTTTGAGTCACTTTACAAAACGTTTGTCTCCATACCTAGAGAAACTGGGAAACCACATTTGATAATCGCAAACACGATAAAAGGAAAAGGAATCTCCTTCATTGAAGGAAGAGTAGAATGGCACCACAAGGTTCCAAGTGATGAAGAATACAGGAAAGCCATCGAAGAGTTAGAAGAACAGCTGAAAACGCTAGAAGAAGGTGATATGGTATGAAAGTTGCTCTCAGAAAGACAATAGGTGAAAGATTGCTAGAACTTGCGAAGCAGGATGAAAAGATCGTGGTTGTAACCTCTGATGCACGGGGATCCGCGGCCATTGCGGACTTTTTCAAAGTATTTCCAGAAAGATCAATAGAAGTCGGAATAGCTGAGCAGACAGCAGCTGGAGTAGCCGCCGGTCTTGCCCTCTGCGGAAAGAAGGCCTGGGTCTTTGGACCTGCATGCTTCTATTCCGCAAGAAATTTAGAGCAGATAAAAAACGACATTGCCTACTCGGATGCCAATGTGAAAATCGTGGCAGTCAGTGGAGGGGTCAGCTATGGCCCTCTGGGAAGTACACACCATGCTCTCCACGACGTAGCTGTTATGAGAGCCATTCCCAACCTGAAAGTATTGCTTCCCAGTGATGCTGTTCTTGCAGCTGCCATCTTGGAACAGTTACTGAAAGATGAGAAACCCGTATACATGAGAACGGGAAGGAATCCGGTACCTGTGATCTATTCACGAGACGAAAAATTCGAGGTAGGAAGAGCAATAACATTGAAAGAGGGCAATGATATCACAATAATAGCAACAGGAGAAGTCGTGTGGAGAGCTTTGGAAGCGGCAAAGATTCTTGAAAAGGAAGGAATAAGTGCAAGGGTGATTGATATGTTTACCGTTAAACCCCTGGATGAAGAAGCAGTTTTCAGAGCTGCTCGAGAAACAGGAAGAATAGTAACCGTTGAGGAACATAGCATTTTTGGAGGTCTCGGTGGAGCGGTTGCAGAATTCCTTTCTCAAAATTTACCTACTCCTATGAAAATCCTTGGGATACCCGATGAGTATCCGGTTACAGGAACGCAGGATGAAGTTTTAAAACACTACGGCCTTGCGCCAGAGGGGATTGCAAAAACTGTCTTAGAGTGGTTCAAGGAGGGAAATTAGAATGTACGTTCTCGCAATAGATCAGAGTACCTCTGGTACGAAAGCTATTATATTCGATGAGAAAGGAGGAATTGTTCACAGGGTAACGGTGTACCACAAACAGTACTATCCAAAACCAGGCTGGGTAGAACACGATCCTGAGGAGATCTTTCGAAACACCTTAGATGCATGCAGAAAAGTCATTGAAGAATCGGGTATAAAACCGCTCGAGATAGAAGCTCTAGCTATTACGAACCAAAGAGAAACAACCATCTTGTGGGAGAAGAAATCAGGGAAACCAGTCTACAACGCTGTGGTCTGGCAGTGTCAGAGAGGGGCTTCTCTCTGTGAAGAGATAAAGAAAAGGGGATTGGAAGGGAAGATAAAAGAAAAAACAGGACTCGTAGTTGATCCTTATTTCTCTGCCAGTAAAATCAGGTGGATTCTGGACAATGTGGAAGGCGTAAAAAACAAGGCAAAGCAAGGAGAAATTGCTTTTGGAACAGTGGACAGCTGGCTGATCTGGAAATTGACTAAAGGGGAAGTTCATGCAACAGACTTTTCAAATGCGAGCCGCACACTTCTTCTCAACATTCATGAACTGAGATGGGATGAAGAAGTACTGGAGATCTTTGAAATTCCACCTGAAATCCTCCCTGAACTGAAAAGTTCAGATTCTGTCTTCGGTTACACCGATTTGGGATTTTTACCGAAAAAAATTCCCATAGTCGGTGTCATGGGAGATTCTTCTGCCGCTCTCTTTGGACAGGGAGGATTCTATTCAGGGGATATAAAGGTTACCTACGGTACAGGGAGTTCCACCATGTTGAACATAGGGGAAAAACCAAATGTATCAGATTCGCCCATTGTGTGCTCTGTTGGATGGGTCGTAAAAGAGACTTCCAGTTATGTACTCGAGGGTAACATTCATTCAGCAGGTGACACAATTGTTTGGTTAAAGGAAAAACTCGGAATCATAAGCGATCCCTCTGAAACAGAAAAAATAGCACTCTCTCTTGAAAACAACGGAGGGGTTTATTTGGTTCCTGCCTTCGTTGGGCTTGGGGCCCCGTACTGGCGAAGTGATGTGAAAGCGGCTATTCTGGGGCTTCAAAGGAATCATGGAAAAGAACATGTTGTTCGAGCGGCTTTGGAGTCCATAGCCTATCAAGTGAGAGATATCTTCGAGGAGATGGTCAGAATATCCAGTAAGGAACCCACCGAGGTCAGGGCAGATGGAGGAATCACAAGAAACAGATTTCTTATGCAGTTTCAGGCGGATATTCTGAACATACCAGTTTTAGTAAGCAACATAGAGGAAGTATCAGCGAGAGGAGTAGCTTTTGTTGCTTTGCTTCATCTCGGAGCGTTCAGCGATCTTGAAGAGATAAGGCAAAAGATAACTTACAGGGAAAAATACGAACCCCGGATGGGTGATGAATTACGGGAAATGTACTATGAAGGGTGGAAAACTGCTATCAGAAAACTACTCACCGAGTGAAGGAGGGAAAATGAAATGGAAAAGATGACCTTTGGTTTGATCGTCGGAAACAGGGAATTTTTCCCCGACAGACTGGTAGAAGAAGGAAGAGAAAGGGTAATAAAAGTTTTAGAAGGCATGGGATACAGGGTGGTAACCCTTTCACCCTCTGATACGAAACTCGGAGCTGTGGAAACAGCTAAAGACGCTAAAAAGTGTGCGGAACTTTTTAAGGAAAAAGCCGGGGAAATAGACGGGATTATTGTTACTCTTCCAAATTTTGGTGATGAGAAAGGAGTAGCTCAGGCAATCAGATTGAGTGGTTTGAATGTTCCTGTGCTGGTCCATGCGTTTCCAGATGATCCGGAGAAGCTCGACCTTCAGAATAGAAGGGATTCTTTCTGTGGAAAAATATCTGTAAGCAACAACCTGAAGCAATATGGGATAGAGTTCTCCTTGACGACACTTCATACAGAGGATCCAGAAAGTGAAGTATTTAAACGGGACATAGAGAAGTTTGCTGCCGTGTGCAGAATCGTTAAGGGAATGAGAAACATAAAAGTTGGAGCAATAGGAGCGAGACCCAGTGCCTTCAACACGGTGAGATTCTCTGAGAAGATCCTTGAAAGAATGAGCATTTCTGTTGAAACGGTAGACCTCTCGGAGATTCTTCACAGAGTTTCTAATCTCAAAGATGACGACGAGAGAGTAAGGAGAAAACTTGAGGAGATAAAGAAAAATTACAGGTTACAGATTGTACCGGAAGAGAAAATTCTCTTGATGGCAAAGTTTGGATCCGTCATTGACGAATGGATTGAGGAAAACGATATAAAAGCTCTTGCAATTCAATGTTGGACCTCTCTTGAATGGAATTTGGGAATAACTCCGTGTACCATCATGAGCCTTCTCAACGAAAAAGGAAAACCTGCCGCCTGCGAGGTTGATATCACCGGTGCTCTCTCTATGTATGTACTCCAGTTAGCTTCTGGACAGCCATCTGCAATAGTTGACTGGAACAATAACTACAGAGATGAAAACGAAACAATTCTCTTCCACTGTGGAAATTTCCCGGCTTCTATCTATGAAGAAAAACCTGAAATCAAATATGCAGATGTAATAGGAACAACTGTGGGTAAAGAAAGGGCCTATGGAGCTTGTGCAGGGAAGATAAAGACCTCACCGTTCACTTTTCTGAGGCTCACTACAGATGATAACGAAGGAAAAGTGAAAGCATATGTGGGAGAAGGGCAGATACTGGATGAAAATCCAAAGACCTTTGGAAGCAGGGGCGTGGCAAGAATTGAGAAGCTCCAGGAACTCATGAAATACATCTGTGAAAACGGATTTGAACACCATGTAGCGATAAATCTCTCGAGAGTGGCAGATGCTGTGAAAGAAGCTTTGGAAAAATATCTTGGGATAGTAGTTCATAAACATAACGCTGAAGTTTAGAGATTAAACCAGTTCTGGATGCTCTATGAATAAGAAGGGTGATCTCGATGACTCAAAACAATGTTGAAAAATGGGGAACATACGAAATAACACTCAAAGGGAAAGCGGAGGGGAATCCTTTTACAGACGTAGAAATCAAAGCAGTGTTTACAAGCGAAGCTGGTGACAGTTTTGAAGTGGAAGGCTTTTATGATGGGGAAGATACCTTCAAGATCAGGTTCATGCCGAACAGGACTGGTTTGTGGAAGTACGAGGTAAGAAGCGACATCAAAGATCTTGACGGTATGAAAGGAGAGTTTCTGTGTGTTGACCCTTCTGAAGGGAATCATGGACCTGTTCGAGTGTGCAACACTTATCATTTCTGCTATGAAGATGGGACACCTTACCATCCGTTTGGGACAACACTCTATGCGTGGGTACACCAGAGAGAAGAACTCATTCAGCAGACACTCGAATCACTCAGGAACTCTCCATTCAACAAAGTCAGGATGTGTGTGTTTCCGAAGTACTACGCTTACAATAGAGAAGAACCTCCTATGCTTCCTATGAGCTGGAGAGAGGAAGACGGGAGATATCAGGTAGAGTTCAATGTGAAGTTTTTCCAGCACTTTGAGAGGTTAGTGAAGGAACTTATGGACATGGGGATAGAAGCGGACGTGATACTGTTCCATCCGTATGACAAATGGGGATTTTGCAGCATGCCGGAAGAAGTGGACAAAGCGTACTTGAGGTATCTGATAGCGAGAATTTCTTCTTACAGAAATGTGTGGTGGTCAATGGCGAACGAATACGACCTTATCAAACCACAAAAAGACTGGGATGGATACTTTCATTTCATAGTGGAGAAAGACCCTTATAACCATCTAAGATCAGTGCATCAGTGTTTCAAGTTTTATGATCACACAAAACCCTGGATAACACACGCCAGCATTCAGTGGCAGGGGTCACTGAGATCGTGGAGCGGAGAACCTGAGATAGATATAGGCATAAATTTAATACCAAAATGGCGCGAGATGTACAAAAAACCAGTTATCATCGATGAATGTGGCTACGAAGGGAACATTGAGTACGGATGGGGTAATCTGCCACCACAGGAGATGATGAATCGCTTTTGGGAAGGTGTTACCTCTGGAGGTTATGTGACACATGGAGAAACTTATTACTCTGAAGACGAAGTCCTCTGGTGGTCAAAAGGCGGAAGATTGAAAGGTGAAAGTCCAAAAAGAATCGCATTCCTGAGAACGATTATAGAAGAAGCTCCACCGTTTCTTAAACCTATCAAGCTTGATCCTATGATGGACTGGGACGTTCATTGCATTGGTAAAGAAGGAGAATATTACCTGATCTACTTTGATATCAACAGACCAGTGAAAAGAACCTTAAAGCTTCCAGAAGGTAAGTACAGAGTAGATTTAGTTGACTGCTGGGAAACAGAGATACATAGTCTGGGGATCTTCCAGGGACAAGTTGTGATAAGGTTGCCGGGGAAATCGTATGTCGCTTTAAGAATTCAAAAAATGGAGAATAACGACGATTGGATAATTCTCCGAGAAGATGCTAAATTATAAATGAAATCATTATTAATAGCTAAGTTTTTGTTTTGAATAGATAAAACAGGGTATGAGCGTACCACCATTGACGAGTGTTGCTGTTGACTCTTTATATTTACGTTTTTCAGCAAGAAAATCATTGAAGGAGTAGCAGCAATGGGAGGTTAAAAGAATAAGGCTTCTCATCAGTGATAAAATTTCATTGAAGATACTCGACAGGAAGGAGAAATTAGCATGAAAAGGCGCCCTACAATAAATGATGTGGCGAAATTAGCTGGTGTTTCGATTTCAACTGTTTCCAGATATTTGAAAGATCCCTCGCAGGTCAGTGAAAAGTTAGGAGAGAGAATAAGAGAAGCCATAAAGAAACTGGGATACAAACCCAACAAGATAGCCCAGGGGTTGAGAACTGGTGATTCCAAAATGATAGGCTTCATCGTACCTGATATAACGAATCCCGCTTTTCTTACTATAGTTAAGGGAGCAGAGGATTTTCTGAGAAAAAAAGGTTATTCATTTATCATAGGAGGAACCGATCATAAATCGAAAGATGAAGTAGTGATTCTCGAATCTTTCATATTCCACAACGTAGACGGTGTTATAGTAACATGTACAGGCTACGAAAACAAAGCTCTAAAAGAACTTATAGAGAGATATCACCTCAAGTTGGTTTTCGTGGATAGAAGGTATCCCGGCATCGATGCTCCCTATATTGGTGTTGATAATTTTGGAGGAGTTGCCAGGATGGTTGATTATTTGGTCGAAACAGGTCATAGGTCATTTGCCTACCTTTGTGGAGATATGACCTCAACTGCGAAAGAACGTCTGGAAGGTTTTCTCGATCGTATGAAAAAGTACAAGATAAAGGATTACCAGGTTCTGTACGGAGAATTCACGTTTGAGAGTGGTTATAAACTCACCAAAAGATTGTCAAAAATACCGGACGCAATAATAGCTGGAAACGATCTTATGGCCTTTGGTGTGATAGAAGCTCTGAAAGAGAGAGGATTGGTAGTTCCAGAGGACGTCAGTGTAACAGGCTTCGACGATATGTTTTTCAGCAAATACTATAAACCTTCTCTAACTACTGTTCGTCAGGATCTTTATGAAATGGGAAAACAAGCCGGGAAAGTTCTGTTTGCACTTATTTCTGGAAAGAAGATAAGAAAAAAAGAGTACATACTTCCAACGGAAATCGTTATAAGAGATTCTGTGAAAGAAAGAAGAGCATAATATTTCTACGGATACATTTCCAGATACTCCTTCTCTATCCTGCACGGAATGGGGAGTCTTTTTTCAAGCTCTTTCAGTCCTTTTTCTCTGAAAAGATCGTAGACAACAGCGACCCAGAAATGGACCTTTCCGTGGAGATGCTCCAGTGCTTTCAGCTGGTAGCGGAAGTACTCACCGCTTGCTCCTGTGATTTTCTCAAAACTTTCTTCATCCCAGCCTTTCACACTCACTCTGATTAAAACGTTGAGATTCACAAAAAGATCCACAAGAGAAGGATCGAACCCAAACATCAGACCATTCGTCTCCAGAATGAAGGTGTTGTTCACAAGTTCTATAACTTTTCTCACGTGTTCGGCGGATCTTCTCCCAAGGATCGGTTCTGCCCCGCTGATCCTGAAAAGATCACACTTTCTTTTCTTTGAGATCTCAAGAAGCCTTTCTGCTACTTCCTCTGGTGAGAGAAAATCCCCTGCACGCTTGGGCCTGAGGTTTCTGAAGTAGTTCCAGCAGTAGGCACAGAGAAACTTACATCCTACAGTATCCGCTGTAACGATTCCCCCGTAGTAAAGAGAGTATCTGAATCTATAGTATTTTCGCCTTTCACCCTTCATGACAAGCGATTCCATCTCCATGGCTCTTTGTACCGGATTGAAGGCCATATTACCCCCTCCTTGTGTATAATGTACACGATGATCACAGCCGGTGTGGATGGTACGAGGAGAGGATGGGTGTATTCGATAGTGGAGGGAGACAGGGTTCTCGAGATAGGATTCATGGAACACTTCATGTTCCTGGACTTTCCCACACTCGTTGATATTCCCATCGGTCTCCCGAAAAAAGGCGAGAGAGAGTGCGACAGACTCACCAGAAGGATCCTTTCAAAGAGAGCTGCAAGTGTCTTTACGGTCCCGTGCAGAGTGGCCGTTTATCGAGAAAGCTACGAGGATGCACTGAGAGTCAACAGAGAGTGCCAGGGGAAAGGATTTCCTGTTCAGTTCTGGCACATAGTGGAGAAAGTGAGAGAGGTTGACGTTTTTCTCAGAAGCTATCCAGATCTTTCCGATCAGATCAGAGAATCCCATCCCGAGCTGTGTTTTCTGAGGATATCAAGCAAAATGATGAAATCGAAACACACCAGAGAGGGTTTGAACCAGAGAATCGAGATCTTGAGAGAACATCTGGTCTTCGATGTGGAAAATCTGCAGAGAATTTGCAGAGAGTACAGAATACATATCCACGATGTGCTCGATTCACTCGTTCTTGCACTGGCTCAGCAATTTCCTCTTGAGAGGATACCGGAAGATCCCCCACTGGATGAACACGGCCTTCCCATGCAGATCATTGCACCAGCAAGGACACAGCGTTCGCCGAACCCTGAGTGAGGACGTTGAAAACCTCATTCATGTGAGAAGGATCACTCACATCCACCACAGTCAGGTATCCGTTGAAGTCTGCAATGTAAAGAAATCCTTCATAAAGCCACAGACTCTGAGCCTTTCCTCCACTCGTTGGTATGTGATCGAGAACGAACGGGTTTCCAGGATCTGAAACGTCAATCGTTTGAACACCGAACGCGTAGTCTGCAAGATACAGCACACTATCTGAAACGATCACATCGTAGGGTGTCTGCGATTCGTAGGTCCCCAGAATTTGAGAGAGATCGTTCGCATCGATGATCGATACCCCTTCACCGTAGACAACGGCGTAGATCCTCTCATCTGACACGAAGACACTTCTCACCGTTCCAAAATTCACTCTTTCGAGAAATACAGGATTTGCCGGATTTGAAACGTCCACCACCTTCAAACCTTCATTGTAACAGGCCACGTAAGCGCGGTTTCCTGAAATGTGTACCTTTTCCGCCCAGTCCGCTTCTTCGAGTCTTGCAACCAGCACAGGGGAAGAAGGATCGGTTACGTTGTAAACCAGAAGACCGTTCGTCCAGTCCGCCACGTAGAGATAATCACCGGATAGGTCTACCCCGTAGGCGTAGTGGGTGTTCAGCTGATTCAACTGAACGGGATTTTCGGGATCGCTCACATCGAGAACGTGGATTCCGCTCTGACCATCTGCGAGGAACGCATACTGTCCCGAAACTTCAACATCGAGAGCGCTGTTTGCGAGAGAAACAAAAGAAATACTAACGGGGGTAGCTGTGACGTCGAACACTTCCAGACCTTCCCCGGTTGCCACCAGGGCATAGACCTTTTCTTGAGGCAGAGCCGGTATCATCTGGAAGCATCCAGAAA is a genomic window containing:
- a CDS encoding sugar ABC transporter ATP-binding protein; protein product: MMLNTEKEREVLLEARNITKTFPGVIAVNNVTLQIYKGEVCALVGENGAGKSTLMKILAGVYPDYEGQIFLEGKEVRFRNPREAQENGIALIPQELDLVPNLSSAENIFLSREPVNEFGVIEYQKMFEQASKLFSKLGVNIDPKTKVEDLSTSQQQMVAIAKALSLDAKIIIMDEPTSAIGKRETEQLFNIIRSLKNEGKSVIYISHRLEEIFEIADRVVVMRDGRKVGEGPIEEFDHDKLVRLMVGRSIDQFFIKERATITDEIFRVEGIKLWSLDRKKLLVDDVSFYVRKGEVLGIYGLVGAGRTELLEAIFGAHPGRTEGKVFIGGKEIKIHSPRDAVKNGIGLVPEDRKTAGLILQMSVLHNITLPSVVMKLIVRKFGLIDSQLEKEIVRSFIEKLNIKTPSPYQIVENLSGGNQQKVVLAKWLAIKPKVLLLDEPTRGIDVNAKSEIYKLISEMAVSGMGVVMVSSELPEILAMSDRILVMSEGRKTAEFLREEVTEEDLLKAAIPRSVKVETTQREE
- a CDS encoding ABC transporter permease, giving the protein MQVERSRAKISWYQRISRYQSIFILLGLIVLFSFLSNRFLTLENFWIILRQTAVNLCIAVGMTFVILTGGIDLSVGSILGFSGAVTAKLLKYGLILSAFGVVLKFNPLGASIIGVLAGFAIGLFNGFIITRFNIPPFVATLGTMTAVRGFIMLLTKGHPITRLGDSFDFIGSGWFLGIPMPVWIAAIATGVGIFILRKTQFGRYVYAVGGNEKAAVLSGVNSKLTKLWVYAISGILSAVAGLIVTARLDSAQPNAGLMYELDAIAATVIGGASLSGGKGTLIGTVVGALIIGVLNDGLVLVGVSPFWQQVAKGFIIIAAVIAEKLGRGEKE
- a CDS encoding transketolase; this encodes MGALTRHEVLELKRKAIEIRKMILDMIYKAKSGHTGGSLSSVEILVTLFYKILRVKPEDPNWEDRDRFILSKGHSVEAYYAVLADKGFFPKEELETYCKYGSRLTGHPTRKVPGVEVNTGALGHGLAIGVGMALAGKMDGKDYKVYVLMGDGELDEGSVWEAAQVASHYSLDNLIGIVDRNRLQISGHTEEVLKLEPLSKRWEAFGWNVLEVDGHDFESLYKTFVSIPRETGKPHLIIANTIKGKGISFIEGRVEWHHKVPSDEEYRKAIEELEEQLKTLEEGDMV
- a CDS encoding transketolase family protein, which encodes MKVALRKTIGERLLELAKQDEKIVVVTSDARGSAAIADFFKVFPERSIEVGIAEQTAAGVAAGLALCGKKAWVFGPACFYSARNLEQIKNDIAYSDANVKIVAVSGGVSYGPLGSTHHALHDVAVMRAIPNLKVLLPSDAVLAAAILEQLLKDEKPVYMRTGRNPVPVIYSRDEKFEVGRAITLKEGNDITIIATGEVVWRALEAAKILEKEGISARVIDMFTVKPLDEEAVFRAARETGRIVTVEEHSIFGGLGGAVAEFLSQNLPTPMKILGIPDEYPVTGTQDEVLKHYGLAPEGIAKTVLEWFKEGN
- the glpK gene encoding glycerol kinase GlpK — protein: MYVLAIDQSTSGTKAIIFDEKGGIVHRVTVYHKQYYPKPGWVEHDPEEIFRNTLDACRKVIEESGIKPLEIEALAITNQRETTILWEKKSGKPVYNAVVWQCQRGASLCEEIKKRGLEGKIKEKTGLVVDPYFSASKIRWILDNVEGVKNKAKQGEIAFGTVDSWLIWKLTKGEVHATDFSNASRTLLLNIHELRWDEEVLEIFEIPPEILPELKSSDSVFGYTDLGFLPKKIPIVGVMGDSSAALFGQGGFYSGDIKVTYGTGSSTMLNIGEKPNVSDSPIVCSVGWVVKETSSYVLEGNIHSAGDTIVWLKEKLGIISDPSETEKIALSLENNGGVYLVPAFVGLGAPYWRSDVKAAILGLQRNHGKEHVVRAALESIAYQVRDIFEEMVRISSKEPTEVRADGGITRNRFLMQFQADILNIPVLVSNIEEVSARGVAFVALLHLGAFSDLEEIRQKITYREKYEPRMGDELREMYYEGWKTAIRKLLTE
- a CDS encoding L-fucose/L-arabinose isomerase family protein yields the protein MEKMTFGLIVGNREFFPDRLVEEGRERVIKVLEGMGYRVVTLSPSDTKLGAVETAKDAKKCAELFKEKAGEIDGIIVTLPNFGDEKGVAQAIRLSGLNVPVLVHAFPDDPEKLDLQNRRDSFCGKISVSNNLKQYGIEFSLTTLHTEDPESEVFKRDIEKFAAVCRIVKGMRNIKVGAIGARPSAFNTVRFSEKILERMSISVETVDLSEILHRVSNLKDDDERVRRKLEEIKKNYRLQIVPEEKILLMAKFGSVIDEWIEENDIKALAIQCWTSLEWNLGITPCTIMSLLNEKGKPAACEVDITGALSMYVLQLASGQPSAIVDWNNNYRDENETILFHCGNFPASIYEEKPEIKYADVIGTTVGKERAYGACAGKIKTSPFTFLRLTTDDNEGKVKAYVGEGQILDENPKTFGSRGVARIEKLQELMKYICENGFEHHVAINLSRVADAVKEALEKYLGIVVHKHNAEV
- a CDS encoding DUF5605 domain-containing protein; amino-acid sequence: MTQNNVEKWGTYEITLKGKAEGNPFTDVEIKAVFTSEAGDSFEVEGFYDGEDTFKIRFMPNRTGLWKYEVRSDIKDLDGMKGEFLCVDPSEGNHGPVRVCNTYHFCYEDGTPYHPFGTTLYAWVHQREELIQQTLESLRNSPFNKVRMCVFPKYYAYNREEPPMLPMSWREEDGRYQVEFNVKFFQHFERLVKELMDMGIEADVILFHPYDKWGFCSMPEEVDKAYLRYLIARISSYRNVWWSMANEYDLIKPQKDWDGYFHFIVEKDPYNHLRSVHQCFKFYDHTKPWITHASIQWQGSLRSWSGEPEIDIGINLIPKWREMYKKPVIIDECGYEGNIEYGWGNLPPQEMMNRFWEGVTSGGYVTHGETYYSEDEVLWWSKGGRLKGESPKRIAFLRTIIEEAPPFLKPIKLDPMMDWDVHCIGKEGEYYLIYFDINRPVKRTLKLPEGKYRVDLVDCWETEIHSLGIFQGQVVIRLPGKSYVALRIQKMENNDDWIILREDAKL
- a CDS encoding LacI family DNA-binding transcriptional regulator; this encodes MKRRPTINDVAKLAGVSISTVSRYLKDPSQVSEKLGERIREAIKKLGYKPNKIAQGLRTGDSKMIGFIVPDITNPAFLTIVKGAEDFLRKKGYSFIIGGTDHKSKDEVVILESFIFHNVDGVIVTCTGYENKALKELIERYHLKLVFVDRRYPGIDAPYIGVDNFGGVARMVDYLVETGHRSFAYLCGDMTSTAKERLEGFLDRMKKYKIKDYQVLYGEFTFESGYKLTKRLSKIPDAIIAGNDLMAFGVIEALKERGLVVPEDVSVTGFDDMFFSKYYKPSLTTVRQDLYEMGKQAGKVLFALISGKKIRKKEYILPTEIVIRDSVKERRA
- a CDS encoding radical SAM protein; its protein translation is MAFNPVQRAMEMESLVMKGERRKYYRFRYSLYYGGIVTADTVGCKFLCAYCWNYFRNLRPKRAGDFLSPEEVAERLLEISKKRKCDLFRISGAEPILGRRSAEHVRKVIELVNNTFILETNGLMFGFDPSLVDLFVNLNVLIRVSVKGWDEESFEKITGASGEYFRYQLKALEHLHGKVHFWVAVVYDLFREKGLKELEKRLPIPCRIEKEYLEMYP